GGCTGGAAACCCATTATCTACACTCCGGAAAATCCAAGCTATCCATTGCTGGATGAAACCCTGATGAAAGATGTTCCTGAAAATATTGAGATGGTAAGAACCAAAATCTGGGAACCTTATCAATTGGCAGAAAAACTAAATAAAAGCAATAAAAAATTTAAAGCCGGACAGTTTGATGTAGGAAAAAATCAAAGCTGGAAATCCAGACTTTCAATCTGGGTGCGAGGTAATTTTTTCATTCCTGATGCCAGAGTTTTTTGGGTAAAACCTTCTATTAAGTTTCTGGAAAAATACCTAAAAGAAAATAACATAGATACGATTGTAACTTCTGGTCCTCCCCACTCGCTTCATCTGATTGGCTTAGGACTTAAAAATAAAATACCTGACCTGAAATGGATTGCCGATTTCCGTGATCCATGGACAGAAATTTCTTATTACAAACATCTGAAACTAACCAAAAGTTCAGATAAAAAGCACCGCCAGCTTGAAAGTGCTGTATTTAAAAATGCGAACATCACTCTGGCAACAAGCTACACTGATGCAGAAAACTTCAGGAAAGCAGGAGCCAATTCCATTTGTATTACGAATGGATTTGATGAAAGTGATTCTGGGGAAAGTATAAAAGGACAAATGGGCAAGGCATTTACACTAAGTTATATTGGCGTTCTGGAGCAACTCAGAAATCCTGAAAACCTTTGGAAAGCACTTGATGAGCTGGTGAAAGAAAATGCTGAGTTTGCCACTGATTTTAAGTTGAAATTCGTTGGAAGAATAGATGATAAAATCCTACAGTCCCTTGAAAACTCAAGTCTGAAAAATCATATTCTGAACCTTGGATATCTTGCTCATGGAAAAGCGGTAGAAGAAATGCAGAATTCAGATTTGCTTCTAATTACCAATTTCCCGAACGAATCTTCAAAAGGAATTATCCCCGGAAAGATATTTGAATATCTGGCTTCAGGAAAACAAATTCTGTCATTTGGTCCCGATAGAGCTGATGTTGCAAAAATTCTGGAAGAAACGCAGGCAGGAAAACATTTCAGTTATCAGGATACAGAAACAGTCAAGAAGTTTATTCTTGATAAATTCAACCTTTGGAAAGAAGGCCGTCTTCTCGAAAACACTCAGCATATAGAACAGTTCTCAAGAAAAAATTTAACCCGTCAGCTGACTGAAGTTTTGAAATAAGAAGAGAAAGGAAGTTAGAGGCCGGAAGCTGGAAGTTTTAGCCCGTTAAAAGTTCCAGTTCCTCTTCTAACTTCTATATCGTCCACTGATCATTTATTACTGCAATCAGATAATATTTCCCCTGGAATTCTTCAAATACAAAACGGAGTGTTTTCCAATCCATATCACCATACTTTTCAGTTCCTTTGATATAGTTTTCGGTAAAGTCATGTTTAGGATAAATTTCCTTTAAATTATTCAGGGGAATTACCTCCGCCGATGAATTTATTCAGTGAATATTGGGATGCTGTAAAATCTTTAGAAAATACCCATTTACTTAGATAGTCATTGATTGTTGCTTTATAAGGATCTCCTGAGCCGTCATGTGCTCCCCAGGTAAATAATGTTTTGGTAGGCTGATATTTTTCAAAATCTGCTTTAGAAAAATGTTTATCTCCTTTTATATCCACAAATGCATACATTGAAAAGCGGATCCCTTTTTCAGGATGGATCAAAGCTGTAAAACTGGCATAGTCTTTATTTTTCAGAGCCTTCAAAACTTCATCATTGGTCTGCTTCAAAACGGATTCTTTATTCGCAATATTCTGAACGGTGCCTGCACTGTCTGTTTTATTTTGTGCTATGGAATCGATCACACTGGGAACAGGTTTTCCAGCCTCTTTTTTACAGGCTACAACCAGACCCAAAACAACCAATGGTATAAGTAATTTTCTCATATTTTAAATTTTGCAATTAATAAAAAACACCAAAACTGATGCCAAGCGGTAAATGATTTAAAGAGATAAAGACTATGAGAGTTAGTGTGCTATAGTTTCTCATTTTAAAAATTACATCGTACATTTGTTAGATGGAAATGTTGGATATTCTCATTATCGGGGCCGGGCCAATCGGTTTGAACTGTGCCCTTGAAGCTCAAAAAAATAATCTTAGTCATTTAATCATAGAAAAAGGAACCATTGTCAACTCTCTGTACAATTATCCTTTATATATGCGTTTTTTTTCCACTGCAGAAAAACTGGAGATTGACGAAATTCCATTTATTTCGACTGCTCCCAAACCGGGAAGACAGGAGGCGTTAGAATATTATCAGGGAATTGCCAGACAAAAAAAACTTAATATCAATCTGTATGAAAAGGTGCTGGGTGTTTCAAAAAACAACGATTTCTTTGAGATAAAAACAACCAAAGCAAACTATCTGGCCAAAAATGTAGTAATCGCTACCGGATTCTATGATATCCCCAACCTCATGAATATTCCCGGCGAGAACCTTCCAAAGGTCAAGCATTACTACACTGAACCTTATCCTTATGCAAAACAGAAAATTTTAGTTGTAGGATCAAGTAATTCTGCGGTAGATGCAGCCCTGGAAACCTATAGAAAAGGTGCTGAAGTAACTATGATTATTCGTCATTCTGAGATTTCCAAAAGTGTAAAATACTGGGTGAAACCGGATATAGAAAACAGAATTGCAGAAGGCAGCATTAAGGCTCATTTTAATGCAGAAATGATCGAAATTAAAGATAATGCCGTTATTTTTAAAGATAAAAACGGAGAAATTCACGAAATCGACAATGATTTTGTGCTGGCCATGACAGGTTATCTTCCTGATTTTGATTTTCTGAGAAATTCAGGTATTGAGCTCAGCGGAGACTGCCTGAATCCATTTTACAATCTTGAAACTATGGAAACCAATATTCCCAACCTCTATCTTGCAGGAGTTGTATGCGGCGGAAAAGATACTCATCTCTGGTTCATTGAAAACTCAAGAATTCATGCTAATATGATCATTAGTACAATACTTTCCAAATCTTAATAAAGCTGATATATATCAAAAAAGCTTCGGGCAATTTCTACGAAATTGCCCGAAGCTTTTTTTAAAAATTCATGAGCCAAAAGCATAATATATCTTATACAACATCTTCTTTCACTTTATTTTTATCCTTAAGCATCCATGGAACGATAAAGTAAAAACCAATAGCAATGACCACTGCCAGTACTCCAGTTCCAATCCATAATGTGCTAAAGCCTAATTTCTCCGCAATCAATGTTCCTATGTAAGGTGTAATGATAAATGCAATAGAAAATGACATTCCGTTCAATCCCATATAAGCACCTTTATTGTTCTTTCCTGAACGTAATGCTGTAATGGTTGACATAAAAGGAAGTGTCCATATTTCTCCCACACAAAGTAATGTCATAGACAGCACAAGGGCAACCATACTATAGTCGAAAGCCAGCATTGCATAGGAAATTCCGCACAGAAAAGTCCCGATAAACATAGTAAAAGCTAAAGTAAAATATTTTTCAGCAATCTGTACCAGCCCCATTTCAAGCAATACAATCAGAAAACCACTGTATCCAAGAATATAGCCGATATTTTGCTGACTCATATGTGCGGTATCTTTATAAAATATCGTCAGTGTACTGAACAGCTGAAAGAAACATATTGAAAACAACATACAGAAAACACAGTAAATCAAAAATTTACCGTCCCGGTATGGAGAACTTTCTTTTTTAATGACAATTGCTTCTTTTACCTTTTTCGCCTGTTGTTTGGCTAATCTTGCACGGTCTTTAAAGAACCAGATATACATCAGCCCAGCAAGTAAAGCAGCCAGTGCATTACTGA
The window above is part of the Chryseobacterium sp. MA9 genome. Proteins encoded here:
- a CDS encoding glycosyl transferase family 1, producing the protein MEQKKILIITYYWPPAGGPGVQRWLKFAKYLPDFGWKPIIYTPENPSYPLLDETLMKDVPENIEMVRTKIWEPYQLAEKLNKSNKKFKAGQFDVGKNQSWKSRLSIWVRGNFFIPDARVFWVKPSIKFLEKYLKENNIDTIVTSGPPHSLHLIGLGLKNKIPDLKWIADFRDPWTEISYYKHLKLTKSSDKKHRQLESAVFKNANITLATSYTDAENFRKAGANSICITNGFDESDSGESIKGQMGKAFTLSYIGVLEQLRNPENLWKALDELVKENAEFATDFKLKFVGRIDDKILQSLENSSLKNHILNLGYLAHGKAVEEMQNSDLLLITNFPNESSKGIIPGKIFEYLASGKQILSFGPDRADVAKILEETQAGKHFSYQDTETVKKFILDKFNLWKEGRLLENTQHIEQFSRKNLTRQLTEVLK
- a CDS encoding YpdA family putative bacillithiol disulfide reductase — encoded protein: MEMLDILIIGAGPIGLNCALEAQKNNLSHLIIEKGTIVNSLYNYPLYMRFFSTAEKLEIDEIPFISTAPKPGRQEALEYYQGIARQKKLNINLYEKVLGVSKNNDFFEIKTTKANYLAKNVVIATGFYDIPNLMNIPGENLPKVKHYYTEPYPYAKQKILVVGSSNSAVDAALETYRKGAEVTMIIRHSEISKSVKYWVKPDIENRIAEGSIKAHFNAEMIEIKDNAVIFKDKNGEIHEIDNDFVLAMTGYLPDFDFLRNSGIELSGDCLNPFYNLETMETNIPNLYLAGVVCGGKDTHLWFIENSRIHANMIISTILSKS
- a CDS encoding MFS transporter — encoded protein: MLALVMLINRAGSMVLPFLGVYMTNHLHFSIENSGIVLSFFGIGSVIGSWLGGMITDKIGEYKVQSLSLLLSVPLFCLIPLFTTEAGLAGIILAQSIVSETFRPANSVAITKYAKPENITRAFSLNRMAVNLGFSIGPALGGILSAISYEFLFFSNALAALLAGLMYIWFFKDRARLAKQQAKKVKEAIVIKKESSPYRDGKFLIYCVFCMLFSICFFQLFSTLTIFYKDTAHMSQQNIGYILGYSGFLIVLLEMGLVQIAEKYFTLAFTMFIGTFLCGISYAMLAFDYSMVALVLSMTLLCVGEIWTLPFMSTITALRSGKNNKGAYMGLNGMSFSIAFIITPYIGTLIAEKLGFSTLWIGTGVLAVVIAIGFYFIVPWMLKDKNKVKEDVV